The following is a genomic window from Nicotiana tabacum cultivar K326 chromosome 3, ASM71507v2, whole genome shotgun sequence.
GGATCAGGGAGGCAGCTTATTTCTAGTTGTTCAGGTAAGCAATTTGTATGGTTCAAGCAGGTACAATGTATTTAATTTGTCTGGCCTTTGTTTGAATGATATACATTGGTTGGATTTGTAGTTTTAATGATTTTAGTTGttaattttgttgttgttgccttTTTCTTGAATTTGTAACCCATCGCGTGCTTCTTCCTTGTCGTGTTCAGTTTGTACCCCATAGCGTGCTGCTTCCTTGTTGTGTTCGAGATTTAAAGGAATAGTATGAATCTGATTGAATATTATTAATTCCCTAAAGACTTGACAGTGATCAAAGAAGCAGAAGATCACCAGAAATGCTTTTTCCTCGTAATTTCTCTGCCCGTTTAACTATCTTCTGATCTCGTCCAGCGAAAGAAATTTTCTTATATGATTTCTGAATATTGTTTGTTGAAGTTGTCAATCTTGCATATTACCTGGCAGAAACTTAATCAACACATTAGTAAGGTCATGTATTTTTGTAGTTTCATAGAGTGGTACGTACCCTGGTTTGAACTTGTTCTTCATTGCACACAATTCGTATAAGTAATTCTGGAATAGACTACTTCCTTCTTGTTTGAATAATGTATTTTTGTGACTGCTTGTCTGAATACCCCTGGTATatgttaattattatatatattttgattaTTATAATCCTTCCCCttttaattagtaaattaatttatttatttttttaatatagatATGATGGATAAAAGTTGGTTGAATATTATGAATAGAGTCGACCAAAGATATAGAGATGGAGTAGACAActttcttaattgggcattcAGTCAACTAACGGTGAACTCTATGATTCGGTGTCCTTGTAAAGGGTGTATGAATACCGTGTTCAAGCTAAGGGTTGGTGTAAGAGGAGATTTATTGAAGAAGGGTTTTTGGGATTCTTATAAAGTGTGGGACTTGCATGGAGAAGTGTTAGTTAGAGTTGAAACTTCTAATACTACAGTTAGTGATGAAGCGGAAGATGATAGCATTGAAGCGGATAATATTACTGAAATGATTCACGATGCTTGTGGATATACGAATGTGgaggataataataataattcagaGGACAATGAAGAGCCAAATGTACATGCAACAAAGTTCTACAAATTGTTAGAAGATGCTGAGATAGAACTTTATCCTGGTTGTAAAAAAGTCTCGAAGTTGTCTTTTGTTGTTAAACTACTTCACTTGAAGTGTCTTAGCCATTGGAGCAACAAATCGATAGATGCATTATTGAGCTTCTTCAAAGAAGTTCTTCCCGAGGGGTCATTTGTGCCTAATTCTTTCTATGAAGCAAAGAAAATTCTTTGTGACCTCGGCTTAGGGTACACCAAAATAGATGCATGTCGAATGATGTAGAACCTTGTTCACTTAATTTTGTTGCTCGTAAATTTTTTAATGATACatgaaggaaaacaaaaataatttaactcTTTTGTTTAGAATAGGAGGAGGAAGGAAGCGCAAAGTTCTAGGCAATTAATTTTCACCGTAATATTATTACTTTGCTTTACAATAAAATCATGTGTCTCTATATTTGGCCTTTGTATAATATAAACTTTTATCTAAATATACATTTTAGTTTAACTAATTATGCTGTCACATATGGCTTTATAAGCTTTGATTTGCTGAGAAGGTAGACAAGGACGCTTGAAAGCCTTGAATACCAGTTCTCTACTTCTCAATGCAGTCCTAGATTAGTGGTCCAGATGCCAGACGATCTCTCATTATgcactttcatgttttgcatctTTGGTCATATTCCTATTATGCAACTGACATCGATTTTGGTTCTATTTGCTTAAGTATAAGAGTTTTAAGACAAATCTCAGTACATGTAGTTTCTTATTACCATGTGCAACTGACTCGAACGATTTCTGGCATTCTTGTAATTAGAGGTTTGCCTGGTGGTTAATCTGCTATACTTATGTTGGCACTGAACTTGTGACTTTCTGATATTAACTGATTTTTTCTTCCGAACTGTGTGTGGATAATAACTGGTGGTTTGCATCTTTTGTTATTTCTTCTGAACTTGTGTTTCTTTGGATTTGATATCTCCATTGATTATGATCAAGAAAGAGATGAAGATTTGTCCAATATTGGGTTGCTTGACAAGTGTATTTTTTTCGAAAATTCAAGAGCTGTAGAAGAATAGAATCTAGCTAGCTATTATTAAATTTTCAACATTCTGTTTGTCTAATTTTCCACCACTAGTTGTTGCATTTGCGGCCATTCCAGCAACATTGCCGAGTTCATCCTTGCTAATTTTCCTCGGTGCAGCTTGTGTTCCTATTATAGGCTGTGTCGTGGCAGCAAGCTGAATATGACTTGGCAAGGCAGCAGCTTTTGCAGCTTCCTTCAAGTTACTTAATcgatttttctcttgtttttctactctcttcttcttttcttcttgtctCTTAGCAAAAGGATCTTGAACGGGCTCATCAGTTTCCTTGGCTTCAATAATTGGCACATCTTTGTCATCATTTACACGATCATAGCCATGTCTGCGCTTCCATGAACCAGTTTGTTCATCAAAAACAACCTTGTCTTTCTTACGCTTTTGTATacctttcttcttcgcgaacacttCCCATTTTGTTGGAGGTTTAGAAACTCCATGGATTTGGTTCAATCTTCTGAACATCTTTGTTATGTCCGATGCATCTTCTGCAACACTGTTCTTGCGGTATTTATTTCTCTATTTCATGCAATGCCCATCTAACTATCTCTATCAATCTTATATGTTTCTAGTTATCTGTAAATTGAAGAAGtttcaatcatgatttctatgtATAGTTTCTTGAAAGGGCAAAGAATAGAAAGACAGGAAAGATCAAAAGAAAGCTACTGTGATTGTTTCCTTCTTATATGACCTTTATATATAGCAAGAAGAGAGCAAATCTACTTTGTCAAATCACATGTGCTACAACATATATACTACTGTTATAACTATCATTTCTCTGATTCTTACTGTTATAACTATCACTTCTCTAATTCTATACTTTCAACATTCTGTTTGTCTAGCAGGGACAAGTCACTTAAATAGTGGTATCGTTCAAGGATGGTGTCGGGCAAGGAGCAGTTACAAGGCACTTAATATTTTGTCGTTTTTGGGATATGTATATGCGTACAATTACAATGCACAATGAAGTGTCGGGTAGTATATATgtaattgactttttaataatgataatatttataatattcgGCTTAAGAAATTTATTTGGTGTTTGTCAAGCATTATTGGTTGCTTTAATATTGATAGTTAATTGATATAAATATCTCTATATAAAATTTTAGAGAATTAGGTTCCTACTGCATGGAAATGTATATAAttttgtgtgatgacccaaaaggtcatcacttgtgttgcaagtgaattcagtgttccGAGGTCTAAAAGCCTCTTTATTATCCCACCTTGATTTATGTgtgtggtccggacctatatccgaaaagccttctatgtgaaaatatgagaaatagaaatctttagaattaaaaatttaattatggttgattttggtcaacattttgagcaaacgaacccggatccgtATTCTGATGATCCCgagaggtccgcagtaaaatatgggacttgggcgtatgcccggacatgaatttcgaggtcccaagtcttagaaattaatttttgaaagaaattattttactgaattatctaagaaatgaagaaaagaattaatgtttgaaaccattgttatcgggcccgtattttggttccggagcccggtacacacttgttatagtattcaaaagataactgtgaaatttggtgaaaaaactgagtttatttgacgtgagttgtacttccggttgaagagttgtgaactttgagagttcttgatgaaaatgttgagttttgaggtttaattcatgatttttcatgttattttaatgatgtgatcgcacaagtaggtccatatgatgtttttgagttagtatgcacacttggtttggagttctgagggctcgggtgagtttcgggtaggttccaggtgttttaggcttaaaaccagaagttgcaggtctctgaacccgccagtgcggtccgcggtcgaccTTGTGCGGTGTGCGGTGGAGGGTTGTACAGCCGCAGTCGACTTTGTGTCGTCCGCACAGGGGCGCTGTTGttaaagcacggagggtgatgccgtgtattgtttgttttgtgaggaaagagtgtaaagaacaaagggtgatgccgtgtattattgtgaggaaagagtgtaaagcacgaagggtgatatcgtgcctcacgatgtaccattccatgctgattttattgattatatggtgaggaaagagagtaaaagcacgaaggatgatgtcgtgctcacttttattatataactgctttggtgaggacgaaagtaaaagcacgaagggtgatgccgtgcatttgttgatttctgattctttgttgataggAATTTATGTTgattctttccttacttgatgccttttTATTCAGAACCGTTATCTCCCCTACAACATGTACCCCCTCCcgtattgactggttatttctgtatttcttttccgctgtatatatttgaactgcacaggtttatttggtagtctggtcctagcctcgtcactacttccccgaggttaggctagacacttaccagcacatggggtcggttatgctgatactacactgtgcactttgtgcagatcccggagccgctttcgaaccgtagtatggaggctaccttcagtccacgtgaagatccaaggtagacctgcaggcgtccgcaggccctagcgtctccctctatccctatttcctatttcattttccttttattcagaaacagtgtattattatttcttcagactttgtatgtagtaaatcttagactgTGTGTGACACTGGgataccaggttttgggtggttgaAACTTAAGTAATTGTAATAGACGtagattttagaaatttaattgttatcttccgcttaattttTTAAAGTTCCGCTGTTTTCCTGTTATTGCCTTACATTTGTTAAAAAGGAGTAGTTGAataatgaagtaagtagttaagggtttggcttgcctagctcacattagtaggcgccatcacgactcccgagggtggaaaattcgggtcgtgacgagttggtattagagctctaggttacatgagTCTCACAGTTTACAGACAAGCTTactagagtctgagggatcggtacgaagacatctgtatttatccccagaggctacagagttaggaagaACTTCACgtttattctttcctatcgtgcggtttggttcctcaatgctaattgaatttctactctgttctttcgcagatggcgagaacacgcacttcctcatctactgaccagcagcccgagcccccagcagcagctctcacgaggggcagagggcaaggccgaggccgtgctagaggccgaagtaggggcagagctcagccccgagcaccagcaccagtggcggagcctcaggttgactttgatgacgaGGTTTCGGCCCCAGCAGTtctagtgggcccagctcaggtcccaaaggggtctattgctaccctagttcttcaggatggtctggtccatctagtgggcctcatggagagtgtcacccgagcaggcttgcttcctgtagcaccagccgtctctcaggctggaggaggagcccagactcctattattcgcactccagagcaggtagctcccccgATTCAGACTCCaacggttcagccagttggagcagttcagccgggtgtggtagctcagaccggtgatggagcagttatgtctgccgatgctttgtggaggttggataggttcaccaagctctttactactactttcagcggtgcatctactgaggatccccaagattatctagacagctgtcacgaggttcttaggtatatggggatagttgagatcaatggggttgattttgctactttttgcttatttggatccgccaagacttagtGGAGAGATTATTACTAGACtagccggatcgccagccttgacttgggagcagtttatgcagctatttctggagaagttctccccattactcagacAGAGGCCTATctgaggcagtttgagcgcctccagcagggttctatgactgttacccagtatgagaccagattcatcaacttggctcatcatgctcttatcatacttcccaccgagagagagggtgatgaggtttattgatggacttattcagtcgattcgtcttcagatggctagggaggttgggagtgagattacttttcaggagacggccaatgtggcccgtagagttgagatggttctatcatagggaggtggtcatgggtcgaaCAAGAGGCCCTGTCATTCAGGCAAATTCAGTGGTACCTAGTCCgaaggtagagattcatatggtagaggccatcctcctaggccttttcagtcagcattttaggtttctcacggtgcttcaggttgtcgtggtcctcagatgcagtattctaatcagcagtcctacagtgcaccaccagctcctatcagtgcaccgtcACTTcaaagttttcggggtggtcattcaggtcgtcagggccagcagtctcagcaaccgagggcttgctacacttgtggtgatatgggtcacgttgctaggttttgccctcgagcactgagtagctctcagcatcagggttctcgtgccatggtacaggcaccaggtgttccacagctcgcccagccagctagaggtgggggtagaggggCTAAAGGAGGAGGTAGAGgcactagaggtggagctcaagctgctagaggtggaggccagccagcagcacgccatcctagagatgtagtttagggtggtggggcccagccccgatgttatgcccttCCATCTAGGCCCGAGGATGAGGCTTCAGATACAGTTATtataggtacggttctggtttatgatagagatgcttcagtgttatttgatccagggtctacatactcttatgtgtcatcttattttgtaccgtatctggtcatgcctagtgattctttgagtgctcctgtttatgtgtctacaccagtgggtgattctattatggtagatcgagtccatcgttcgtgTATAGtggtgattggaggtcttgagactcgtgtagattttcttcttttggacatggtcgattttgatgtcatcttagggatggactggtcatcaccttaccatgctatcttggactgtcatgccaagactgtgaccttagctttgccgGTTATGcgtcatttagagtggagagggactcatgGTCATTCCACCCGTAGTGTtctctcttatgtgaaggctcggcgtatggtcgagaaggggtgtttggcctatttagcatatgttcgtgattttagtgctgaggtcccttctattgattctgtgcccgttgttcgtaaGTTTCTTGAGATTTTcctttcagacctgccgggtatgccacccgacagggacattgacttttgcattgatttggctccgggcactcagcccatttctatcccactaTATCGCatgccccgccggagttgaaagaattgaaggagcagttgcaagacttgcttgagaagggtttcattaggccgggtgtttcgccttggggtatgccgatgttgtttgttaagaagaagaacggatcgatgagaatgtgtattgattaccggcagttaaacaaggttacaatcaagaataagtatccattgccgaggattgatgatttgtttgatcagctttagggtgccaaggtattttcgaagattgacttgagatctggctaccatcaattgaggattagggcatctgatgtccctaagacagctttccgcactcggtacgggcattatgagttcttggtgatgtcatttgggttgacgaatgccccaacagcttttatggatttgatgaaccgagtgttcaggccttatgtggattcgttcgtgatagtcttcattggtgattttttgatatattcccgtagtcgggaggagcacgagcaacatcttagagtggttcttcagaccttgagggatagtcagttatatgctaagttctcagaatgtgagttctggttgagttcagttgcattcctgggtcatgttgtatcaacagagggtattcaggttgatctgaagaagattgaggtagtcaagaactggcctagaccagcatcagctacagagattcagagtttctttggattggcaggttactatcattggtttgtggagggattttcatctatcgcagcctcgatgaccaggttgacctagaatggtgccccgttcagatggtcgaatgagtgtgaggcgagctttcagaagctcaagacagctccgACTATGgtaccggtattggttttgcccacaggttcaaggccttatacagtttattgtgatacatctagtattgggcttggtgtagtgttgatgcagggtggcaaagtcattgcctatgcttcgcggcagttgaatattcatgaaaagaattatctggttcataatttggagttggcagccattgttcacgcgttgaagatttggagacattatctatatggcgtggcatgtgaggtgttcacggatcacaagagtctttagTATTGGTTCAAACAAAAGAAGTTGAATTTGATGCAGAGGAGGTGGTTTGATATGTTGAaatattatgatatcaccatcttatatcatccggaaaaggccaatgtggtagtcgatgctttgagtaggaagtcagccagtatgggtagtctttcTTATAtctggttggtgagagaccgcttgctttggatgtttaggctttggccaatcagttcgtgaggttggatgtttctgagcccagccgtgtgttagcttgcacaatcgttcgttcttcgttattggagcgtatccgagatcggcagtatgatgatccccttttgtgtgtccttagagacacggtgcagcgcagaggtgccaagcaggctaccttagatgatgatggagttttgagattgcagggtcgagtttgtgtgacTAATGTGGaagggcttcgggagttgattttggaggaggcccatagctcccggtactctattcatgcgggcgccgcgaagatgtatcaggatttgcaacaacattattggtggtggagaatgaagaaggatatcgttgcatatgtggctcagtgtttgaattgtcagcaggttaagtatgagcatcagaggcctggtggcttATTTTAGAGGTTTGatcttcccgagtggaagtggaagcg
Proteins encoded in this region:
- the LOC107790106 gene encoding ribosome biogenesis regulatory protein homolog yields the protein MFRRLNQIHGVSKPPTKWEVFAKKKGIQKRKKDKVVFDEQTGSWKRRHGYDRVNDDKDVPIIEAKETDEPVQDPFAKRQEEKKKRVEKQEKNRLSNLKEAAKAAALPSHIQLAATTQPIIGTQAAPRKISKDELGNVAGMAANATTSGGKLDKQNVENLIIAS